The following are from one region of the Nostoc cf. commune SO-36 genome:
- a CDS encoding peptidase, whose product MLLENQTYRRKLSNVLICCMSSGLLITSNVLPINALGRPQNYQNFLIAKSPDERQPEAVTKAIEQIPVSQASIAPRRKISIQSPIQTRRIASNSENSQRTSNSSSDSSTPRSSGRRASNSNSNRSNSTASRSSGGRTSNSNAYRSNAGSGRVRKSSSNVATRNQNIDNSAPSSSATPTYKEINFVDVALGILSKRDFKSEGRYFHFYEFQGRENQLVQIRLIGSEDTRRTNNLSLKPLLFLHDPDNNIIVKKGAFDKSSGGDDAFIFARLPKNGIYKIAVTSQNTGDTGRYSLALRNDRASYTVDELGQLSAKSSTIKQNGGAYNISNFQGKKNQLISIRVDSIDEEFSPYVALLNSQGKMIAIDKDKDKNGVYSALLDRARLPEDDTYYIVVTSKNPQERGQYRLTIF is encoded by the coding sequence ATGCTATTAGAAAATCAAACCTATCGCCGGAAATTAAGTAACGTTTTAATTTGTTGCATGAGTAGTGGTTTGTTAATCACAAGTAATGTGCTTCCTATCAATGCTTTAGGAAGACCTCAAAATTATCAAAACTTCCTAATTGCCAAATCACCAGATGAGAGACAACCAGAAGCAGTAACAAAAGCAATTGAGCAAATTCCTGTTTCTCAAGCGTCAATAGCTCCAAGACGCAAGATATCTATTCAGTCGCCAATACAAACTCGTCGCATAGCGTCTAACAGCGAAAATTCGCAGCGAACTTCCAACTCTTCAAGTGATAGTTCGACTCCTAGATCATCTGGACGTAGGGCTTCTAACTCAAATTCTAATCGTTCCAATAGTACTGCATCTAGATCATCTGGAGGTAGAACTTCTAACTCAAATGCTTATCGTTCTAATGCTGGTTCCGGGAGAGTTCGCAAGTCAAGTTCTAATGTAGCTACACGGAACCAAAATATCGACAATTCAGCGCCTTCTTCCTCCGCTACACCTACTTACAAGGAAATTAACTTTGTAGATGTTGCATTAGGTATTCTGAGTAAGCGTGACTTTAAATCTGAAGGTAGATATTTTCATTTCTATGAGTTTCAAGGTAGAGAAAATCAATTAGTCCAAATTAGGCTAATTGGCAGTGAGGATACACGCAGAACCAATAACTTGAGTTTAAAACCCTTATTGTTTCTGCATGATCCTGATAATAATATCATCGTCAAAAAAGGCGCTTTTGATAAAAGCAGTGGTGGCGATGATGCATTCATTTTTGCACGATTACCGAAGAATGGCATTTACAAAATTGCAGTTACTAGTCAAAATACTGGGGATACAGGGCGCTACAGTTTGGCTCTCAGAAATGACAGAGCTAGCTATACTGTAGATGAATTAGGTCAATTAAGTGCCAAAAGCTCAACTATAAAACAAAATGGCGGCGCTTACAATATTTCTAATTTTCAAGGCAAGAAAAATCAACTAATAAGTATTCGTGTAGATAGTATTGATGAAGAATTTTCTCCTTATGTAGCTTTGCTGAATTCTCAAGGGAAGATGATCGCTATTGATAAAGACAAAGACAAAAATGGTGTATACAGTGCTTTACTTGACCGAGCTAGGTTGCCTGAAGATGATACTTACTATATTGTTGTTACTTCCAAGAATCCACAGGAGCGCGGCCAATACAGATTGACTATCTTCTAA